In Malus sylvestris chromosome 16, drMalSylv7.2, whole genome shotgun sequence, the following are encoded in one genomic region:
- the LOC126606377 gene encoding uncharacterized protein LOC126606377 — MDIHTNVNLAFEDESAYVDDDDIFFAEIRRQILALTADNEDFPDAKSAKYNSFRSNVTKRPAGHSMSSSLGYISWLENKNSTNYAVPASLAKLWENSDVTGTGVFIPQAVKSRRDCRPRRMNDRRKTYKRVENLIKHS; from the exons ATGGACATTCACACAAACGTTAATCTTGCATTCGAGGATGAAAGTGCTTATGTCGACGATGATGATATCTTTTTCGCCGAGATTAGAAGGCAGATTTTGGCCTTGACTGCAGACAATGAAGATTTTCCGGACGCGAAAAGCGCGAAATATAACTCATTTCGCAGTAATGTCACCAAACGTCCTGCAGGTCACAGTATGTCATCATCACTTGGATATATAAGTTGGTTGGAAAATAAGAACAGTACTAATTATGCAGTGCCAGCTTCTCTTGCGAAGTTGTGGGAAAATAGCGATGTGACTGGGACTGGAGTTTTTATACCACAAGCTGTAAAATCCAGAAGAGATTGCAGGCCAA GAAGGATGAACGACAGGAGAAAAACTTACAAGCGAGTGGAGAACTTGATCAAGCACTCATGA
- the LOC126606376 gene encoding transcription factor TGA2.3-like, with product MQSFKAASTNPEFYSHSSFYFRGDDSDRNQTRFADLGELEQSATAFPPDDAVVLSPSAGSMFSLKANNVSVVPDGLHYGALNVGGCLDIGSTITGTGGGGGGGCVDTVQQQPYMYQQQKGRPSSGNGHFENWGDNSAMADNSQQTDTSTDVDTDDKNQLHGVQHGALVVVDSMEQAKERTGDQKTLRRLAQNREAARKSRLRKKAYVQQLENSRLRLSQLEQELQRARQQGIFITNGLPGDHGHSVAGNGALTFDLEYAHWLEEHQRLIHDMRSAVNCHMGDNELRILVDSVMTHYDEIFRLKSIAAKTDVFHIISGMWQTPTERCFMWLGGFRSSELLKILGNHLEPLTDQQLMGICNLQQSSQQAEDALSQGMEALQQSLVETLSSANHCPTGSGNVADYMGQMAIAMGKLATLENFLYQADLLRQQTLQQLHRILTTRQAARALLVISDYFSRLRALSSLWQARPRD from the exons ATGCAGAGCTTCAAAGCAGCTTCAACAAACCCAGAGTTCTACTCCCACTCGTCCTTCTATTTcag GGGAGACGACAGTGACCGGAACCAAACGCGTTTTGCGGATCTTGGAGAGCTTGAACAGTCCGCTACCGCCTTCCCTCCGGATGATGCTGTTGTTTTAAGCCCAA GCGCAGGCTCCATGTTCAGCTTAAAAGCAAACAATGTTAGTGTTGTACCTGATGGCTTGCACTACGGTGCGTTGAACGTTGGGGGTTGTTTGGACATAGGCTCAACCATAACCGGaacaggaggaggaggagggggagggtgtGTGGACACAGTACAGCAGCAACCATACATGTACCAGCAGCAGAAAGGAAGGCCGTCGTCTGGAAATGGACACTTTGAGAATTGGGGTGATAATTCAGCCATGGCTGACAACAGCCAGCAGACTGACACTTCAACGGATGTTGACACCGATGACAAAAACCAA CTTCATGGAGTGCAGCATGGAGCACTAGTGGTAGTGGATTCCATGGAGCAGGCAAAGGAAAGAACTGGTGACCAAAAG ACGCTACGTAGGCTGGCCCAGAACAGAGAAGCAGCAAGGAAGAGTCGACTAAGGAAGAAA GCATATGTCCAGCAGCTGGAAAATAGTCGACTTAGGCTTTCGCAGCTGGAGCAAGAGCTTCAGCGAGCCCGCCAGCAG GGTATATTTATTACAAATGGACTTCCAGGGGATCATGGTCATTCAGTGGCAGGAAATG GGGCCTTAACATTTGACTTGGAGTATGCACACTGGCTTGAGGAACATCAGCGGCTAATACATGATATGCGATCAGCTGTGAATTGCCATATGGGAGATAATGAATTGCGGATTCTCGTTGATAGTGTAATGACACATTATGATGAGATATTCAGGTTGAAGAGCATCGCTGCCAAGACTGATGTGTTTCACATTATCTCTGGCATGTGGCAGACGCCCACTGAAAGGTGTTTTATGTGGTTGGGTGGATTCCGCTCCTCCGAACTTCTCAAG ATACTTGGGAACCACCTCGAGCCCTTAACAGATCAACAGTTGATGGGAATATGCAATCTGCAGCAATCCTCCCAACAGGCTGAAGATGCCTTGTCACAAGGAATGGAAGCTCTACAACAATCTCTTGTGGAGACACTTTCCTCGGCGAATCATTGCCCCACAGGTTCTGGTAATGTCGCCGACTACATGGGCCAAATGGCAATTGCTATGGGAAAGCTGGCCACACTTGAGAATTTCCTTTACCAG GCTGACCTTTTGAGACAGCAAACTCTGCAACAATTGCATAGGATTCTGACCACTCGCCAAGCAGCTCGTGCCCTTCTTGTCATCAGTGACTACTTCTCTCGTCTCCGAGCACTAAGTTCTTTGTGGCAAGCGCGTCCTAGGGACTAA